From a single Gracilimonas sp. genomic region:
- a CDS encoding exonuclease domain-containing protein codes for MYSIIDIETTGFSPAKGDRILELGVIKIQEDGQMIDKYSTLINPDRDISNYNIHGVKPSLVTKAPKLDEVKDYIKSFINGTTLVAHNAPFDFRFLQNELIDEEIKLNGICTIKLSRIVDPSPPSRSLENLCTYYDIKIKNTHEALSDALATYKLFLFLKKEYSNLFGSHQFQDQMANPLSLNLKNSISLKRVEYKRKDAICSNKKEKSKLQVFIERLPTDTISDNENSLNYLDTLNEVLSDRVISDTELTKLEELAQEFGLTKENIIHLHKRYLNEVIEEYLLDDSISEFEKNDLDDLTKLLGLNSDDLNELIKSAKKDTFYDIQKPINDVEGKLICFTGALQSKINGVEVDRSKAQSLAQKHGMIIKKNVSKKLDYLVVANPHTQSGKAKKAKKYGIKILAEPEYWRLIGVNVE; via the coding sequence ATGTATTCGATTATTGATATAGAGACAACTGGGTTTTCACCTGCCAAAGGTGACAGAATTCTTGAGCTTGGTGTTATAAAAATCCAGGAGGATGGTCAAATGATTGATAAGTATTCGACCTTAATAAACCCTGATAGGGATATATCAAATTACAATATCCATGGAGTCAAGCCTAGTTTAGTTACAAAGGCCCCTAAGCTAGATGAAGTAAAAGATTATATAAAGTCATTCATTAATGGAACAACTCTTGTAGCACATAACGCCCCTTTTGATTTTAGGTTTTTACAAAATGAGCTTATAGACGAAGAAATTAAGCTTAATGGTATTTGCACTATTAAGTTGTCAAGAATAGTTGATCCCTCTCCACCTTCGAGAAGCCTAGAAAATTTATGCACTTACTATGACATTAAAATTAAAAACACTCACGAAGCTCTATCAGATGCTCTCGCAACTTATAAGCTCTTTTTATTTCTAAAAAAAGAATATTCAAATCTTTTTGGAAGCCACCAGTTTCAAGATCAAATGGCTAATCCTCTTTCTTTAAATCTTAAAAACAGCATCTCACTTAAAAGGGTTGAATACAAACGGAAGGATGCTATTTGTTCAAATAAAAAAGAGAAAAGTAAACTACAGGTATTTATAGAAAGGCTACCTACAGATACCATTTCTGATAATGAAAATTCTCTGAATTATCTTGACACATTAAATGAAGTTTTATCTGATAGAGTAATCAGTGATACAGAGCTTACTAAGCTTGAGGAATTAGCACAAGAATTTGGTTTAACAAAAGAGAATATAATTCACTTACATAAACGTTATTTAAATGAAGTAATTGAAGAGTATCTCCTTGACGATAGCATATCTGAATTTGAAAAAAATGACTTAGATGATTTAACAAAATTACTCGGGCTTAATTCAGACGATTTAAATGAACTCATCAAGTCAGCAAAAAAAGACACCTTTTATGATATACAAAAGCCAATAAATGATGTGGAAGGCAAATTGATATGTTTTACTGGTGCTCTACAGTCTAAAATAAATGGAGTAGAAGTTGATAGATCAAAAGCTCAAAGTCTTGCTCAAAAACATGGGATGATTATCAAAAAGAATGTTTCAAAAAAGCTAGATTACCTAGTTGTAGCTAATCCACACACTCAGTCAGGAAAGGCAAAGAAAGCCAAAAAATATGGAATAAAGATATTGGCTGAACCTGAATACTGGCGACTGATTGGGGTTAATGTTGAATAA
- a CDS encoding acetyl-CoA C-acyltransferase gives MENNTKHSSVAVLVDGCRIPFQRSGTNYNDLMAYDLGRMAIEGLLARNAVDPSAIDRVIMGTVIQEVKTSNVARESALGAGIPNSVPAFTTTMACISSNQAITSGVDLIRSGQAKIILAGGTETMSDIPVRFKKKFRQKVLEARKYKSPLDFLKFFKGLGFKDFLPELPAIAEFSTGEVMGESADRMAARFGVSREDQDEYALRSHQLAAKATQEGLLGEELIPAKVPPKFNVVEHDNGFRDDTSMEKLGKLRPAFIKPHGTVTAGNSSFLTDGASASFIMEEQTALELGLKPKAYIREYNFVSQDPGEELLLGPAYAIPKVLDAMKLKLGDMDVIELHEAFAGQVFSVLTALNSDTFAKESLNRNQKVGEIPMDKLNTLGGSLSLGHPFGATGVRLVTTAANRLIREDGTFALVSACAAGGQGHAVVLERYPNK, from the coding sequence ATGGAAAACAACACAAAACATTCATCGGTTGCCGTTCTTGTAGATGGCTGCCGAATCCCTTTTCAACGCTCAGGAACCAACTATAATGACCTTATGGCTTACGATCTCGGTCGCATGGCCATCGAAGGGCTGCTCGCACGAAACGCAGTAGATCCGTCTGCAATCGACCGGGTGATTATGGGAACGGTTATACAGGAAGTGAAAACAAGCAACGTGGCCCGCGAAAGTGCCCTCGGGGCCGGCATCCCGAATTCGGTGCCGGCTTTCACCACAACCATGGCATGTATTTCATCAAACCAGGCCATCACCAGCGGCGTTGATTTGATTCGCTCGGGACAGGCAAAGATTATTCTTGCCGGCGGAACCGAGACCATGTCCGACATCCCGGTTCGGTTCAAAAAGAAATTTCGCCAAAAAGTACTGGAGGCCCGAAAGTATAAGTCGCCACTGGATTTCCTGAAGTTCTTCAAAGGATTGGGCTTCAAAGATTTTCTGCCTGAACTTCCTGCTATTGCCGAGTTTTCAACCGGAGAAGTGATGGGCGAAAGTGCCGATCGCATGGCTGCCCGTTTTGGAGTGAGCCGTGAGGATCAGGATGAATACGCTTTACGCTCCCACCAACTGGCAGCCAAAGCAACCCAAGAAGGCTTACTGGGTGAAGAGCTGATTCCGGCCAAAGTCCCACCAAAATTTAATGTGGTAGAACACGACAACGGGTTCCGCGACGACACCTCGATGGAAAAACTCGGCAAACTCCGACCGGCTTTCATTAAACCACACGGAACCGTGACGGCCGGTAACTCGTCTTTTTTGACGGATGGCGCTTCCGCCAGCTTTATTATGGAGGAGCAGACCGCTCTTGAGCTTGGCCTGAAACCAAAAGCGTATATCCGTGAGTATAATTTTGTTTCCCAGGATCCGGGTGAAGAATTGCTGCTTGGTCCGGCCTATGCCATCCCCAAAGTGCTGGATGCGATGAAACTTAAACTTGGCGACATGGATGTCATCGAACTTCATGAGGCTTTTGCCGGACAGGTATTTTCTGTACTTACTGCCTTGAATTCTGACACATTCGCCAAAGAATCTCTGAACCGGAATCAAAAAGTAGGTGAAATTCCTATGGACAAGCTAAACACGCTGGGAGGCTCCCTTTCTTTAGGGCATCCGTTTGGAGCCACCGGCGTGCGGCTCGTCACAACCGCCGCCAATCGCCTGATTCGTGAAGACGGTACGTTTGCGCTGGTCTCGGCCTGTGCCGCCGGCGGGCAGGGGCATGCGGTGGTGTTGGAGAGGTACCCTAACAAATAG
- the fadJ gene encoding fatty acid oxidation complex subunit alpha FadJ produces the protein MSYLHITHKDSVAIITLDLPDEKVNKLNESMMDEFSEFLEELEQNDDLRGAVLISGKKDNFIAGADIDMFQARDTAKEIEQLSKDGHKILNRIAGFSKPIAVAVHGSCMGGGLELSLACHYRVCSDSSKTVFALPEVKLGILPGTGGTQRLPHLIGIQNALPYMLTGKNIYTRQAKRMGLVDEVTHKDAIEKAAIKGVHKISDGKFDRKDKRPFLHKLLEGNPLGRKVIFSQARKKTAGQTKGNYPAPPKIIDAVEYGYKHGLEKGLENETVLFGELGATQESRNLVNLFFGMNASKKVPNPDLVREVKKIGVLGAGLMGSGIAEVSIDKGDYRVLLKDQTIENAAEGEKEIWKSLNEKAQKKIISEFERDKTASRVTGVDSYEGFSSVDLVIEAVFEDLELKQNIVQQIESSSPDHTIFASNTSSLPISKIAEGAQRPENIIGMHYFSPVQKMPLLEIITTDQTADWVTQTAYQVGVNQGKNVIVVNDGPGFYTTRILAPYMNEALVLLDEGASIEFLDKIMKDYGYPVGPMALLDEVGFDVGAHVAETMGPKFAERGVESSNKADELLDAGYRGRKNKRGMYKYNSGKKKEVNTEIYEYFGGSSRTNRNKETAQQRMALTMINEAAWCLEEGILKSPEDGDLGAILGLGFPPFLGGPFRYIDQTGVQKVVDQLNEFTEKFGPRFKPAQILVDYAKEGKRFYGE, from the coding sequence ATGAGCTACCTACACATAACACATAAAGATTCCGTTGCCATCATCACGCTGGATTTACCCGACGAGAAAGTGAATAAACTCAATGAGTCGATGATGGACGAGTTCTCGGAATTCCTTGAAGAGCTTGAACAAAATGATGACCTGAGGGGAGCGGTTCTTATTTCCGGGAAGAAAGACAACTTCATTGCCGGGGCTGATATCGATATGTTTCAGGCCCGGGATACGGCCAAAGAGATAGAGCAACTCAGTAAAGACGGGCATAAGATCCTCAATCGTATTGCCGGTTTTTCCAAGCCCATAGCCGTGGCTGTTCATGGAAGCTGCATGGGGGGCGGACTGGAGCTGTCTCTCGCTTGCCATTACCGGGTATGTTCGGATAGCTCCAAGACCGTTTTTGCGCTTCCAGAAGTCAAACTCGGCATTCTGCCCGGAACCGGAGGAACGCAACGGCTGCCCCACTTAATTGGCATACAAAATGCCCTTCCCTATATGCTGACCGGGAAAAATATATATACCCGTCAGGCTAAGCGCATGGGGTTGGTGGATGAAGTGACTCATAAAGACGCCATCGAAAAAGCTGCGATTAAGGGCGTGCATAAAATATCGGACGGCAAGTTCGACCGAAAAGATAAACGGCCGTTTCTGCATAAACTTCTGGAGGGAAATCCGCTGGGTCGAAAAGTCATCTTTTCCCAGGCCCGTAAGAAAACAGCAGGCCAAACCAAGGGGAACTACCCGGCTCCTCCTAAAATCATCGATGCCGTTGAGTATGGATACAAGCATGGCCTCGAAAAAGGACTGGAAAACGAGACCGTTTTATTTGGTGAACTGGGGGCTACGCAGGAATCCCGAAACCTGGTGAACCTCTTTTTTGGGATGAATGCATCCAAGAAAGTTCCGAATCCTGATTTGGTAAGGGAAGTCAAAAAAATCGGGGTTCTTGGGGCAGGACTCATGGGTTCCGGGATTGCTGAAGTGAGCATCGACAAAGGCGATTATCGCGTACTTCTCAAAGATCAAACCATTGAAAATGCCGCTGAAGGCGAGAAGGAAATCTGGAAATCCTTGAATGAAAAAGCTCAAAAGAAAATCATATCGGAATTTGAGCGGGACAAAACCGCCAGTCGTGTTACCGGTGTGGATTCCTACGAGGGATTCAGCTCTGTTGACTTGGTGATTGAGGCGGTATTCGAAGACCTGGAACTCAAACAGAACATCGTCCAGCAAATCGAGTCGAGTAGTCCCGACCATACTATTTTTGCATCCAATACTTCCTCGCTGCCTATTTCAAAAATAGCTGAGGGGGCTCAACGGCCGGAGAATATCATTGGGATGCATTACTTCTCACCGGTTCAAAAAATGCCCCTGCTCGAAATCATCACCACCGATCAAACGGCCGATTGGGTTACGCAGACCGCTTATCAGGTTGGAGTGAATCAGGGCAAGAATGTAATTGTCGTTAATGACGGGCCCGGTTTTTATACCACACGCATTCTGGCTCCGTATATGAATGAGGCATTGGTGCTGCTGGACGAAGGAGCGTCCATCGAGTTCCTCGACAAAATCATGAAAGACTATGGCTACCCGGTGGGACCTATGGCGCTGCTGGACGAAGTCGGTTTTGATGTGGGTGCCCATGTAGCCGAAACGATGGGGCCGAAGTTTGCCGAGCGCGGCGTTGAATCGTCCAACAAAGCAGATGAACTCCTGGACGCCGGGTATCGCGGCCGAAAAAACAAACGCGGCATGTACAAATACAACTCCGGCAAAAAGAAAGAAGTAAACACCGAGATTTATGAGTACTTCGGAGGCTCAAGCCGAACCAATCGCAACAAAGAAACCGCCCAACAGCGCATGGCTTTAACCATGATCAACGAAGCCGCTTGGTGCCTTGAAGAAGGCATCCTGAAATCCCCGGAAGATGGTGACCTCGGTGCCATTCTCGGGCTTGGGTTCCCGCCCTTTCTTGGCGGCCCTTTCCGCTACATCGATCAAACCGGCGTTCAAAAAGTGGTAGATCAGCTCAATGAGTTCACCGAAAAATTCGGCCCAAGATTTAAACCTGCCCAAATTTTGGTGGATTATGCCAAAGAGGGGAAAAGGTTTTATGGGGAGTGA